One stretch of Eretmochelys imbricata isolate rEreImb1 chromosome 1, rEreImb1.hap1, whole genome shotgun sequence DNA includes these proteins:
- the SAP18 gene encoding histone deacetylase complex subunit SAP18 — protein sequence MAVESRVTQEEIKKEPEKPIDREKTCPLLLRVFTTNNGRHHRMDEFSRGNVPSSELQIYTWMDATLKELTSLVKEVYPEARKKGTHFNFAIVFTELKRPGYRVKEIGSTMSGRKGTDDSMTLQSQKFQIGDYLDIAITPPNRAPPPSGRMRPY from the exons ATGGCGGTGGAGTCGCGGGTTACGCAGGAGGAGATTAAGAAGGAGCCGGAGAAGCCCATCGACAGGGAGAAG ACGTGCCCGCTGCTGCTGAGGGTCTTCACCACCAACAACGGGCGGCACCACCGCATGGACGAGTTCTCCCGCGGCAACGTGCCCTCCAGCGAGCTGCAGATCTACACCTG GATGGATGCAACTTTAAAAGAGCTGACCAGTTTAGTGAAAGAGGTCTACCCAGAAGCACGGAAGAAGGGCACGCACTTCAATTTTGCAATAGTTTTTACAGAACTCAAGAGACCTGGTTATAG GGTGAAGGAGATTGGCAGCACAATGTCAGGCAGAAAGGGCACAGATGATTCCATGACTCTGCAGTCTCAGAAGTTCCAGATTGGAGACTACTTGGATATAGCAATTACTCCTCCAAATCGTGCACCACCCCCATCAGGACGCATGAGACCATACTAA